In a genomic window of Nostoc sp. UHCC 0870:
- a CDS encoding ExeA family protein produces the protein MLTEVMEHFSLVKEFPKAGYYETEHQKQMFKDIKVAIHSGKLVAITGIIGCGKTTTLRRLFDVLEKEGKITVSKSLSVDKDRATLPTLIAALFYDLSTDKEIKIPKDGEKRERELRDLIRKGKKPVALFVDEAHDLHYSTLTGLKRLIEVVEDGGGTLSVVLAGHPKLKNDLRRPTMEEIGYRATVFSLEGIVGNQREYIEWLVSECTTDDTSISDILEASAIELLAARLRTPLQIEQHLTLALEAAYRVAVKPVTTVIIESVLSKLLDDLEPTLTRHGYNVRDLAEQFNAKPAEIKLLFRGQLDPMRARELQEQMLAAGLPL, from the coding sequence ATGCTTACTGAGGTCATGGAACACTTTAGTTTGGTTAAGGAGTTTCCCAAAGCTGGGTACTACGAGACTGAACACCAAAAACAAATGTTCAAGGATATTAAAGTGGCAATTCATTCGGGGAAGTTGGTTGCCATTACAGGAATTATCGGGTGTGGTAAAACAACGACTTTACGACGTTTGTTTGACGTTTTGGAGAAAGAAGGTAAAATTACCGTCTCAAAATCGCTTTCTGTGGATAAAGACCGAGCGACACTACCCACTCTGATTGCTGCCTTATTCTATGATTTATCCACAGATAAGGAAATTAAAATTCCGAAAGACGGCGAAAAACGGGAACGGGAATTACGTGACCTGATTAGAAAAGGTAAAAAGCCTGTAGCACTGTTTGTGGATGAGGCTCATGACCTACATTACAGTACGCTGACGGGACTTAAACGTTTAATCGAGGTAGTTGAAGACGGTGGTGGCACACTTTCGGTAGTGCTGGCTGGTCATCCCAAACTGAAAAATGATTTGCGCCGTCCCACGATGGAGGAAATTGGGTATCGGGCGACGGTCTTCTCTTTGGAGGGGATTGTCGGTAATCAACGAGAATATATTGAATGGTTGGTATCTGAATGTACTACGGATGATACTTCTATCAGTGACATACTAGAGGCCTCTGCTATTGAATTACTTGCTGCGCGGTTGAGAACTCCACTACAAATCGAACAACATTTGACACTAGCTTTAGAGGCTGCGTACCGAGTTGCAGTCAAGCCTGTTACTACGGTGATTATTGAGTCGGTGCTATCGAAGCTTCTTGATGATTTGGAACCAACTCTCACTCGGCATGGCTATAACGTGAGGGATTTGGCTGAACAGTTCAATGCCAAACCGGCTGAAATTAAGTTGTTGTTTCGTGGTCAACTTGACCCAATGCGTGCGCGGGAGTTGCAGGAGCAAATGTTGGCGGCGGGATTGCCACTTTGA
- a CDS encoding helix-turn-helix domain-containing protein, with protein MAEFERNLIRERTTAGLVAARARGHKGGRPKALDRAKRQLAVKLYTERQHTIVEICRLMGISKPTLYNYIAEIKT; from the coding sequence TTGGCAGAATTTGAACGCAATCTCATCCGTGAACGCACAACGGCGGGTCTTGTAGCAGCGCGTGCGCGTGGTCATAAGGGAGGTAGACCAAAAGCACTAGACCGAGCAAAACGCCAATTAGCAGTAAAGCTTTATACCGAAAGGCAACACACCATTGTTGAAATCTGTAGACTCATGGGGATTTCTAAACCAACTCTCTATAACTACATCGCTGAGATAAAAACATAA
- a CDS encoding helix-turn-helix domain-containing protein, whose protein sequence is MSNILNYIEENPKQTQRLIGLEYEQLQQLIINGERLYHEKKALLESKKVRIIAGGGGRKPKLSISEQIILTLVYLRHLTTFQLLGIQFEVSESTANDTFNYWLPNLRELLPSSLLEQVKKKRF, encoded by the coding sequence ATGAGCAATATACTGAATTACATTGAAGAGAATCCTAAACAAACCCAAAGGTTAATAGGTCTGGAATATGAACAGTTACAACAATTAATCATAAATGGGGAAAGATTATATCATGAAAAAAAAGCTTTACTGGAATCTAAGAAAGTGAGAATTATTGCTGGTGGAGGAGGTCGGAAACCAAAATTATCTATTTCTGAACAAATCATTTTAACTTTAGTGTATCTCCGACATCTGACAACCTTTCAACTTCTAGGTATTCAGTTTGAAGTAAGTGAGTCTACAGCCAACGATACGTTTAACTATTGGTTGCCTAACTTGCGAGAATTACTGCCATCAAGTTTGCTTGAACAAGTAAAAAAAAAACGCTTCTGA
- a CDS encoding HARBI1 family protein, with amino-acid sequence MLTEYELIVDSYEQVRERPRDNDEQKKYFSGKKSNHTFKTQMIILPDASDIVDVVAGEPGPKSDITLFREYRSEFDAKQRFKGDKAYLGEDLITTPIKKPRNQELTTEQKEQNKIFSSKRIFVEHRIRSVKIFRVVQERFRLNTRKYKQVILTICGLVRLRIRGLILPLEISAISSG; translated from the coding sequence ATGCTCACAGAATATGAATTAATAGTAGATAGCTATGAACAAGTCAGAGAAAGACCTAGAGACAATGATGAACAAAAGAAATATTTTTCAGGTAAGAAGAGTAATCATACATTTAAAACTCAAATGATTATTTTACCTGATGCTAGTGATATCGTTGATGTTGTGGCAGGTGAACCTGGTCCAAAAAGCGATATAACTTTGTTCCGAGAATATCGTTCAGAGTTTGATGCCAAACAAAGATTTAAAGGAGATAAGGCATATCTTGGAGAAGATTTAATTACAACTCCAATTAAGAAACCAAGAAATCAAGAACTAACAACTGAACAGAAAGAACAGAACAAAATATTTTCATCTAAACGAATCTTTGTTGAACATCGAATACGGTCAGTCAAAATCTTTCGAGTTGTCCAAGAGAGATTTAGGTTAAATACCCGCAAATATAAGCAAGTAATTTTGACGATTTGTGGGCTAGTAAGGTTACGGATTCGAGGGCTAATATTACCATTAGAAATATCAGCTATATCATCAGGTTAA